ATTTCGATGATGCTTTTTCCATGCTGACATGGGCAAAGGCTCTGGCCAAAGGCAACACCGATGGTGCCCGAATCTACGCCCAAAACGCCATCCGCAAAAAGAATGAGGGGCTCAACCTTCTGCGCCTCTCTTCCAGGATCGATGCTGTTGCCAGTAGAGTGGAGACGGCGGTAACGATGAGATCGGTCACCAACAGTATGGGGAGTGTGGTCAAAGGAATGGATAAGGCCATGGAGAGTATGAACCTCGAACGGGTAAGCATTGTCTGATTGAGCTCTACAGCAATGACTAAAAAGGTTCTAGATATCACTGGTCATGGACAAATTTGAGTCTCAATTTGCCGATATGGATGTTCAAACTTCTTACATGGAGTCAACTATGTCGGACACTACAGCTATGGCTACTCCTCAAGATCAAGTAGATAACCTCATGCAGCAAGTGGCGGATGAAGCGGGTTTGGAGATTCAACACGGATTAGGAGAAGCCAAGGTGCCGGCCA
The nucleotide sequence above comes from Cryptococcus neoformans var. grubii H99 chromosome 1, complete sequence. Encoded proteins:
- a CDS encoding charged multivesicular body protein 1, with product MSNLEKSLFQLKFTAKSLQRQAKKANKDEAAEKNKLKQALAKGNTDGARIYAQNAIRKKNEGLNLLRLSSRIDAVASRVETAVTMRSVTNSMGSVVKGMDKAMESMNLERISLVMDKFESQFADMDVQTSYMESTMSDTTAMATPQDQVDNLMQQVADEAGLEIQHGLGEAKVPAKEPTLGEASKEEDSNLAERLRALRPAT